One Phaseolus vulgaris cultivar G19833 chromosome 4, P. vulgaris v2.0, whole genome shotgun sequence DNA window includes the following coding sequences:
- the LOC137837987 gene encoding LEAF RUST 10 DISEASE-RESISTANCEUS RECEPTOR-LIKE PROTEIN KINASE-like 1.2 isoform X2, translating to MLVHEYLSNGNLAAHLKSEDENSTLPWLTRLDVAIDIANALDYLHFYGIIHRNVKSRNILLDVNFSAKLANLHLSCKLPDGVPVYAAHVTNDIVGTCGYIDPDYLTKGQLSVKNDVYSFGVVLCELLSSKLAKYCFLNEEDNLAMLLRRKTEKQEVVEVLDPRLAFQSNLKIKRMMTATAELAVLCMQCPQELRPNMEQVLEILNGIKEGRDETNTTKALKIFHHAELEEATNNFDTCLGKGGYGTVYYGKLKDGREVAIKCFHDESETEKIIKQFMKETEILVLLHHTNLVLLYGRTSRHSNKHMLVYEYISNGTLSKHLHDSSCGKLPWHTRLNIAIETATALVYLHDSGIIHRDVKGSNILLDENFTVKVADFGFSRSLPDYVTHVSTIPVGTRAYIDPDYYESGRVSDKSDVYSFGVVLFELISSNPPSLMEGTDYVTLAQFAKRKILNKELNAVVDPSFWFGVDRNMMEMITAVAELAFQCVQCPKELRPSMKQVLETLEGIRKGTWGFNQIT from the exons ATGCTAGTCCATGAATACTTATCCAATGGAAATCTTGCTGCTCATCTtaaaagtgaagatgaaaacaGCACACTTCCTTGGCTGACACGATTAGACGTAGCAATTGATATTGCAAATGCATTGGACTATCTTCACTTTTATGGCATCATCCACCGCAATGTGAAGTCCAGAAATATTCTCCTAGATGTGAACTTTTCTGCTAAACTTGCAAACCTTCATTTATCATGCAAGCTTCCTGATGGAGTTCCTGTGTATGCTGCCCATGTTACTAATGATATAGTTGGAACATGTGGTTATATCGACCCAGATTATTTGACAAAAGGCCAGCTTAGTGTAAAAAATGATGTTTATAGCTTTGGGGTGGTGTTGTGTGAGCTTCTATCATCAAAGCTGGCAAAATACTGTTTTCTGAATGAGGAGGACAATCTTGCTATgcttttaagaagaaaaactgAAAAGCAAGAGGTGGTGGAGGTGTTGGATCCAAGACTTGCCTTCCAATCTAACCTTAAGATCAAGAGGATGATGACTGCTACAGCTGAACTTGCAGTTTTGTGCATGCAGTGTCCACAAGAGTTAAGGCCAAACATGGAACAGGTGCTAGAGATTCTCAATGGCATAAAGGAAGGGAGAGATGAAACAAACACAACAAAAG CTTTGAAAATCTTCCACCATGCTGAACTTGAAGAAGCTACTAACAATTTTGATACTTGCCTTGGAAAGGGAGGCTATGGCACCGTGTACTATG GAAAACTTAAGGATGGACGAGAGGTTGCAATAAAATGTTTCCATGACGAGAGTGAGACAGAAAAGATCATTAAGCAATTCATGAAAGAAACTGAGATCTTGGTTTTGTTGCACCATACAAATCTGGTTCTACTTTATGGCCGCACTTCTCGCCATAGCAACAAACACATGCTAGTGTACGAGTACATCTCCAATGGCACTCTTTCTAAACATCTTCATGACTCTTCCTGTGGTAAACTACCATGGCATACTAGATTGAACATTGCCATCGAAACTGCAACTGCCTTGGTATATCTCCATGACTCAGGTATCATCCACCGAGATGTGAAAGGGAGTAACATTCTGTTGGATGAAAATTTTACTGTTAAAGTTGCAGATTTTGGATTCTCACGGTCTCTTCCAGATTATGTCACTCACGTTTCCACTATTCCAGTAGGAACTCGTGCTTACATAGATCCTGACTACTATGAATCGGGAAGAGTGAGTGACAAAAGTGATGTCTATAGTTTTGGGGTGGTCTTGTTTGAACTTATATCTTCCAACCCCCCAAGTTTAATGGAAGGCACAGATTACGTTACTCTTGCACAATTTGCAAAGAGGAAAATCTTGAACAAGGAATTAAACGCGGTAGTGGATCCAAGTTTTTGGTTTGGTGTTGACAGAAACATGATGGAAATGATAACAGCAGTGGCAGAGTTAGCATTTCAGTGTGTGCAGTGTCCCAAGGAACTCAGACCATCAATGAAACAGGTGCTAGAGACCCTTGAGGGCATTAGGAAAGGAACATGGGGATTCAACCAGATAACATAG
- the LOC137837987 gene encoding probable LRR receptor-like serine/threonine-protein kinase At1g51810 isoform X1 → MRMRCNLFECCFTGTSDTFPKQSKWKILPYKKLAKVTDNFNQSHCLGKRSFATEYYGKLEDGREITIQCFNEDKHHILQQFINETTILNYLPHKNIVSIYGSASHHEESMLVHEYLSNGNLAAHLKSEDENSTLPWLTRLDVAIDIANALDYLHFYGIIHRNVKSRNILLDVNFSAKLANLHLSCKLPDGVPVYAAHVTNDIVGTCGYIDPDYLTKGQLSVKNDVYSFGVVLCELLSSKLAKYCFLNEEDNLAMLLRRKTEKQEVVEVLDPRLAFQSNLKIKRMMTATAELAVLCMQCPQELRPNMEQVLEILNGIKEGRDETNTTKALKIFHHAELEEATNNFDTCLGKGGYGTVYYGKLKDGREVAIKCFHDESETEKIIKQFMKETEILVLLHHTNLVLLYGRTSRHSNKHMLVYEYISNGTLSKHLHDSSCGKLPWHTRLNIAIETATALVYLHDSGIIHRDVKGSNILLDENFTVKVADFGFSRSLPDYVTHVSTIPVGTRAYIDPDYYESGRVSDKSDVYSFGVVLFELISSNPPSLMEGTDYVTLAQFAKRKILNKELNAVVDPSFWFGVDRNMMEMITAVAELAFQCVQCPKELRPSMKQVLETLEGIRKGTWGFNQIT, encoded by the exons ATGAGAATGAGGTGTAATCTCTTTGAGTGCTGCTTCACTGGCACTTCTGACACATTTCCAAAGCAGAGTAAATGGAAAATCTTGCCTTACAAGAAACTTGCAAAAGTCACAGATAACTTCAATCAATCTCATTGTCTTGGAAAAAGAAGCTTTGCCACTGAATATTACG GAAAACTTGAGGATGGGCGTGAGATTACAATCCAGTGCTTCAACGAAGACAAGCACCACATATTGCAACAGTTTATCAATGAAACTACTATCCTAAACTACTTGCCTCACAAAAATATTGTGTCAATTTATGGGTCTGCTTCTCATCACGAGGAATCTATGCTAGTCCATGAATACTTATCCAATGGAAATCTTGCTGCTCATCTtaaaagtgaagatgaaaacaGCACACTTCCTTGGCTGACACGATTAGACGTAGCAATTGATATTGCAAATGCATTGGACTATCTTCACTTTTATGGCATCATCCACCGCAATGTGAAGTCCAGAAATATTCTCCTAGATGTGAACTTTTCTGCTAAACTTGCAAACCTTCATTTATCATGCAAGCTTCCTGATGGAGTTCCTGTGTATGCTGCCCATGTTACTAATGATATAGTTGGAACATGTGGTTATATCGACCCAGATTATTTGACAAAAGGCCAGCTTAGTGTAAAAAATGATGTTTATAGCTTTGGGGTGGTGTTGTGTGAGCTTCTATCATCAAAGCTGGCAAAATACTGTTTTCTGAATGAGGAGGACAATCTTGCTATgcttttaagaagaaaaactgAAAAGCAAGAGGTGGTGGAGGTGTTGGATCCAAGACTTGCCTTCCAATCTAACCTTAAGATCAAGAGGATGATGACTGCTACAGCTGAACTTGCAGTTTTGTGCATGCAGTGTCCACAAGAGTTAAGGCCAAACATGGAACAGGTGCTAGAGATTCTCAATGGCATAAAGGAAGGGAGAGATGAAACAAACACAACAAAAG CTTTGAAAATCTTCCACCATGCTGAACTTGAAGAAGCTACTAACAATTTTGATACTTGCCTTGGAAAGGGAGGCTATGGCACCGTGTACTATG GAAAACTTAAGGATGGACGAGAGGTTGCAATAAAATGTTTCCATGACGAGAGTGAGACAGAAAAGATCATTAAGCAATTCATGAAAGAAACTGAGATCTTGGTTTTGTTGCACCATACAAATCTGGTTCTACTTTATGGCCGCACTTCTCGCCATAGCAACAAACACATGCTAGTGTACGAGTACATCTCCAATGGCACTCTTTCTAAACATCTTCATGACTCTTCCTGTGGTAAACTACCATGGCATACTAGATTGAACATTGCCATCGAAACTGCAACTGCCTTGGTATATCTCCATGACTCAGGTATCATCCACCGAGATGTGAAAGGGAGTAACATTCTGTTGGATGAAAATTTTACTGTTAAAGTTGCAGATTTTGGATTCTCACGGTCTCTTCCAGATTATGTCACTCACGTTTCCACTATTCCAGTAGGAACTCGTGCTTACATAGATCCTGACTACTATGAATCGGGAAGAGTGAGTGACAAAAGTGATGTCTATAGTTTTGGGGTGGTCTTGTTTGAACTTATATCTTCCAACCCCCCAAGTTTAATGGAAGGCACAGATTACGTTACTCTTGCACAATTTGCAAAGAGGAAAATCTTGAACAAGGAATTAAACGCGGTAGTGGATCCAAGTTTTTGGTTTGGTGTTGACAGAAACATGATGGAAATGATAACAGCAGTGGCAGAGTTAGCATTTCAGTGTGTGCAGTGTCCCAAGGAACTCAGACCATCAATGAAACAGGTGCTAGAGACCCTTGAGGGCATTAGGAAAGGAACATGGGGATTCAACCAGATAACATAG
- the LOC137837982 gene encoding uncharacterized protein: MVCTGSMHFSHGVVGLNRSFHPQKQYSALHLTRLHAPIRQKQYSALHLTRLHAPIRHVSSKCIFVCRSALTPLMKYFIITRVLNLVVLPKSPVVKTLLSDFVIILSGYCLLRLIQHAETKNSARKSYWRIKIYIDISHLDFSKIRNIIADMRKVLSKNPQIGSQKLHRMVILENINPDLRILISCFVKTRYEEYHCVKEAILLDLLEVIRHHGARLANFHQK; this comes from the exons ATGGTCTGTACAGGTTCAATGCACTTCTCTCACGGAGTAGTTGGGCTCAACCGTAGTTTTCATCCTCAG AAGCAATATTCGGCTCTCCATCTAACTAGACTACATGCCCCAATAAGGCAGAAGCAATATTCGGCTCTCCATCTTACTAGACTACATGCCCCAATAAGGCACGTGTCTTCCAAATGTATTTTCGTATGTCGGTCCGCCTTAACTCCCCTCATGAAATACTTTATTATAACAAG GGTATTAAATCTAGTAGTGCTACCTAAGTCGCCGGTGGTGAAGACGTTGCTTTCGGACTTTGTGATAATTTTATCTGGTTACTGCTTATTACG ctTAATTCAACATGCAGAAACAAAGAACTCCGCAAGAAAATCTTATTGGCGTATCAAGATTTACATTGATATCAGTCACTTGGATTTTAGCAAAATTAGG AATATTATAGCTGATATGCGCAAGGTTTTGTCCAAAAATCCTCAAATAGGATCGCAAAAATTGCATAGAATGGTCATTTTGGAGAATATTAATCCTGATCTTAGG ATACTAATATCTTGCTTTGTGAAAACTCGTTATGAAGAGTACCACTGCGTTAAG GAGGCAATCCTTTTGGATCTTCTCGAAGTTATCCGTCATCATGGAGCCAGGCTAGCCAACTTCCATCAGAAAtaa